TCTCCTGCAAACACCACGGGCCGAAGGATCACTCCTCCGGCCCGTTTGCGTGGTTTCACCCCATGTTCCCAGTCCGGCAACCGCACGCGACCTGTCCGGACGTCTGGTGGTATCCTTTCCCGCGCCCGCCTGTCCCCGGCATGCGCCGCTTATTGCGGCCCACCCTCCACCGCCGCCGGAATGTCATCCTTGTCCGGACGGGCGCAACCCACGGCCAGCAGGTCCACCACGCGGTGGGGGTCGGTATCCCGTACCAGCGCGACCACCCGGTACCGCTCGCAGGAAGGCATGGTGCGCCCCACGGGGGTATGCGCGAACCGCTCCAACCCGTCGAGAAACTGGCCCTCCTCATCCCCGACGATATCGAAATTGCCCATGCTGCCGCCGGAATAGGCCCCCGTCATTTCCACCGTCACCAGACGGGCGCGCCGCACCAGTTCCACCTCGTGCAATTCCGAGGGCATGACCATCTGCCACCATGAGGGGTCTCGCGTGCCTTTGCCTCGGACCCGGCATACGTCACCTTCCGCACACACGGCCCGCACCTTGCTTTCCAGAGGAAAACCTTCGGGAATTACCAGATTGTCCTCCGTGACCTGCGGGGAGCTCAAAAACAGATAGCCATCCGTCTGCCTGCCAAGAACGCCTGTTACGTCGAAATCCCCAGGTGTTGCTGCCACAAGACGCCGCACCGAACTGACAAGGACAAACTCGTTGCCAAGGCGCTCTATTTTTTTTTCTACACCCACTATACGGCACAGATCACCGAATGCGCAGACTGCATGGATACTACGCGTAACTCGTGGGTCAATCCCCAGCCCGGAGCTTGTCCCAGAGTAATATATCGATCCCCTGCTCACTATTCCTGTGCGGGAAACATGTCCTTCATCACATGATGCATCGCCTTGTGCATAGAAGAGAAAAAAAACAAGCATTGCAAAATGCGCAATCCTACTCCTCACCACCTGAAGCCTCCGCTTTGGGTTCCAATGCTTGCTGGAGATTTTTCAAATTCCCATTAAACTCGTAGTCAACTCTTTTCTCAACTTCAGTATCCCCCTTATACCCCGTCTTGAACGCCTTACCCAATACATCCAACTGCTCTTCCACACCCATCTTCCTCAGTGTGTCGCTATCCGGAAGATGCTTCACCACGTTTTTCGAAAATGCGTTCGGCCCTCTGAGTACCCCCATGGAGTACGCCGCATTTTGAATGACCTCCGATCCAGTATCAAGCCCTGCTTTTTCAAAGGCTTTCAGTGTCGGTTGGTAATGCGTCCTCTGAATAAACGCCTCGTTGGCGGCGGCCAACGCGTCAGGATGCTTGCGGGCCATTTCCGGCCATGCGGCGGCAATGGCCTTGGGGTCGTCCTTCAGTGCTCGGTATTCTTCCGGCAGGTTCGCCGCTTCACGGCTTTTCATGAAATCTCCCAGCGTCCCCCCGGTCAACTGGTACGGCCCGCACGACCCCGATTGGGATACGGTTTCCAATCCCTTGGCCGTGGTTTCGTGCAAGGCGGTGATGTCGCCGGGCTTGCGGTAGTAGTCCAGTATCTTGTCCGGCCGCAGGATGTTCTTCGAAGGGTCGGCGAAATCCTCCAATGGCGGGGTACGGCGGCCCGGCGTGGCCTTGCCGCCTGCTGATCCGCGTCCTGCGCCGCCCCCCGCATCCATGGCGCTGCGGTTCTGCCGGGCGCTGCCGTTGCGGTTGGCCGCCATCAGGGTGCCCGCAAAGGGATCATCCTGCGTTTCCCGCGTCGGGGCCGTGCCGCCGCGCAGCGCCAGATCGTCGTCGCTCGTCGCATCCGGTGCGCCGGGCCATTGCCGCAACATTGCGTCAACGCGGGGCGAACGCTCCTGCCCGGCAGAAGGCGTACGCCGCTGCCAAGGATGCACGTCCTGCGGAAAGGCCGCCTCCATGGCGCGTTCCCACCAACGCGTGCCCGGCGCGTTGTTACGTTCGGGGACGGAGCCGCTTCCGGCGTTGTGCGAAAGCGGAACCAACTCGCCCCTGGTTTCGGCAGTGCCCGGCAAGGTGCGCTCTTCACCTGTCACCTCGCGGAGCCTGGGAAGCCGCCTCTCCTTTTCGGTCTCCGGAATCTGCCGTTCCAACTGCGGGACGTTCCTGCGTTCGAAAATGTCGCGCATGCGTTCTTCCTGCAACACGTCGTACCCCCGGTCGCGGGGCTGCCGGAACCCGGCATAATCTTGCAGTTCGTGAACGCCGGTGTCGTCGAACATGGTGCGCTGGAAGCGCTGCCGCCAGTCCTTGTCCTCGTCGTCGGGCAACATGCCCTGCCCGTCGTGGCCAAAGGCGTCGATGGTGCGGATGCCCTGTACCAGTTCTCCATACCAATCCTGCATGGTGCGCGCCGAACGGGCGCGGCCCACCGCCCCTTCCAGCGAACCCGCCAGCTTGCGGCGGCGGGGGTCGTCAGCGTTCTTCAGTCCGGACGTGAACAAGCCGGAGGTCATACGCGCCTCCGTGTATAGATGGATGTGATGCTTGGGACCCCATAAGGCGTGCCAACGTGGCGCAGGCAAAGCGGCGGGGCGGGTTGCAGGCGCCCCGCCGCCAGAGGAAATGCACGCCCCAATGGCGCGGAGTCAGCGTATCCCATGCCTTGCGGGCACATCCGGCCACAGGGGGATCGGAAGGGGGTTGCGGGGTGGTCCCAAGGGTGCCCGGACATGACGCAAAAAACATAAAACGATGCGAAAGGACGTGTCGGGGCACACGGCATGAAATCCGCCACGTACCCGGCAACACGCACACTGGGCAGCCGAACAGCCGCCTGCCCCCCCCCACGCCATCTCTCTGGCACAAACGCAACGGGCCGGAGGATCACTCCTCCGGCCGTGCCATGCCTTCCATATTCCTATGCCGTGCCCTGCCTGCCCCGGCTCCGCCCCAGCCCTGCACACCCCGACTTCACCCAGCCCCGTTCCTACCCCGCTCCCGCGCCCGTCCGGCACTCCCCGGCCAGCCGCCCCAGGGTGCGCAGCCCTTCGGCCATGCGCTCGTTCCACAGGCCGTTGCAGCCAAGGCGCAGGTAGTTGGCGAACTTTTCCTGCGTGCTGAACACGGCCCCCGGCGCCACGGATATGCCCGCCTGCCGCGCGCGGAAGAACAGTTCCACCCCGTCGGTGCCGGGCGGCAGTTCCACCCACAGCACGCCGCCGCCCTCGGGCCGGGTCACCCCGGTACCGGGCGGAAAGCAGTCCGCAAGGTGCATGCGCATGGCCTGCATCTGGCGCGAAAAGGCCGTGCGCAGGCGGCGCAGCTGCCGCTCGAACAGCCCCTGTCGCAGGTATTCGGCCATGGCGAACTGGGTCAGGGTGGCCCCGCAGACATTGGTGGTGGCCTTTATCTCCCGCGCGCGCTCGCCGATGCGCCCGGTGACCATCCAGCCCATGCGAAAGCCCGGCGCCACGGTCTTGGAGAACGACGAGCACAGCGTGACCAGCCCGTGCACGTCCCATTGCAGAAAGGTGGACGGGCGCGAGGGGCCGTAGTGCAGGTCCGTGGACACGTCGTCCTCTATGAGGTGGATGCCCCGCCCGGCCAGCATGTCCAGGATTTCGCGCTTGGCGTCGTCGGGGGTCAGGCTGCCGTCCGGGTTGTTGAAGTTGGGCGAAAAGGCGCACGCCGCCACCCGGTGCCGGTCCAGGATGTGCCGCACGTCGCGCGGGTCCACGCCCGCCTCCGGCGTGCTGGGCACCTCGATGGCGCGCAGCCCCAGCGATTCGATGAGTTGCAGGAAGCAGTAGTAGGTGGGCGACTGGATCATCACGATGTCGCCGGGCCGGGTCAGGCAGCGCAGGGCGATGTACAGCGCCTCCACCGCGCCGTTGGTGATAAGGATGTCGTCCGGCCCCGCGCCCACGCCGCATTCGCGATGCCGCCAGGCGATCTGGCGGCGCAGTTCCAGGTCGCCGGGAATGGTGGCGTAGGCGGCGGCCTCGCCCGCGCGCGAGCGCATCACCTCGGACAGGATGCGCCCCAGCGCCCGGCCCGGCAGCAGCGTTTCGTCCGGGCACAGCACGCCGAAGGGCACCAGGTCGCGGTTGCCCACGGCTTCGAGCACGGTGGAGATGAGCCGGGCGCGGTTCACCTCGCGCGGGCCGGTGGGCGGGGCCGGGCGGGCCTGCGGCACGGGCAGGCCGCGCATGCCCTGGCGCACGAAATAACCGGAACGGGGCCGCGCCTCGATGATGCCCTTGCGCTCCAGTTCCAGATAGGCGTGCCCCACGGTGGCGATGGACAGCCCCATGGAGGTGGACAGCCCGCGCAGCGATGGCAACCGGTCGCCGGGGCGAAACCTGCCGGACTGGATCATGTCCGTCACGTGGCGCTCCACCCGATGGTAGTGGAAGGCGGCGGCATCGGCGGCGGGCGTGCTGCCTGTAACGGCGGAAGCATCGGAACCGGCGTCCCCGTCCATACAGGGGGCCGGATTGATACCGGGGGCTGGCGCGGCAAAGGAGCGGGCGGGCATGGGGCCTCCTTGCAGGAGCGGTGGGCAGTGGCGGGGCGGGTTGATGCGCGGGATGGGCGTGGCTGACCAGTCGAAACCCGGTGCCCGCGCCATCTGTTATGCTTGTTTTTCCGTTTGACTGTATCTGTTCAGGTGACAGATTTCATGGTCAGGTGCAACCCGGAGGTTGCACCATGGATACCGCTTCGTCGCCCGGCACGACCCACGCGCCGTCATCACGCCATTCAGCAGGCATCATGCCCGCGTCCCGCCTGGCCGCCGTGCTGTCCGGCATGCGCCAGGCCCTGCCCATCGTGCTCGGCTACGTGCCGGTGGCCTTCGCCTTCGGGGTGCTGGCCCGCAAGACCGGCATGCCCGCGTCGGGCGCAGTGTGCATGTCGCTGATGGTCTTCGCCGGGTCCGCCCAGCTCATTTCGGTCAGCCTGCTGGCGGGCGGGGCATCCCCGGCCACGGTGGTGCTGACCACCTTCGTGGTCAACCTGCGCCACCTGCTCATGTCCGCCGCGCTGGCCCCGGCCCTGCGCCGCTGGCCGCGCGCGCTGCAAGCGCTGTTCGCCTTCCAGCTGACGGATGAAACCTTTGCCCTGCACGTCAGCCGCCTGCCCTCCACCCCCGGGGACACCCGGCCCGAACCGCCCCGCGCCGAAACCCTGGCCCTGAACATGACCGCGCAGTCCGCGTGGGTCATGGGCACCATCATCGGCGTGTTCGGCAGCGAACTGGTGGCCGACGTGCGCCCGCTGGGGCTGGACTACGCCCTGCCCGCCATGTTCATCGCCCTGCTGCTGCCGTACTGCCGCAAGGCGCGGCGCTTCGCGCTGGCCGCCGTGCTGGCCGGTGGGCTGTCCGTGTTGCTGGCGCTGGCCGGGGCCGGGCAGTGGAACGTGATCATCGCCACGGTCTGCGCGGCCACCCTGTGCACCCTGCTGCCCACCAAGGCAGATGCGGCGCAGCGCAAGGGCGGGCACAACACCGCCAACGCGGCGGAATCGGACGGATTGAACGGGCCGAACGAACAGAACGGGCCGGACAAGGCGAATGGCCTTGCCGGGCTGCCCGATCTGGCGGAACCCGACGGCGCGAGCCGCGCCCCCACCCTGTAGCCGCGCGCCGCGAGGAGACCGGACATGACCACCACCTTCTTCCTGATGTTGTGCGGCATGCTTGCCGTCACCTACATCCCCCGCGCCGTGCCCCTGCAACTGCTGTCGCAGCGCGAACTGAACCCCGTCATCACCCGCTGGCTCTCCTTCGTGCCGCCCGCGGTGCTGGCCGCCCTGCTGGCCCCGGACCTGATCGTGAAACAGGGCGCGGTGCACATCACCGCCGACAACCTGTACCTGCTGGCCGCCGTGCCCGCCACGCTGGTGGCGTGGCGCACGGGCAGCTTCTTCGGCACCATTGCCGTGGGCATGGCCGCCGTGGCCTGTGCACGGTGGTTCGGCATGGCTTGAGGCCGCCAATCACCCCGCATCCCCTTCTTTCCCCACCCACACGCCGACGGTAGACCGGGCGTGCGGCGGCGGCGCGGACACCTCCTTGCCGCGTTGTCGCCGCCGCCCGCCTTCAATCAAAATCCCGCACCGTGCTCCGCCCCGCCCTGCATCGCGCCATCCCGCACCCTTCGCCCCGGCCCGCCGTCTTGCGCGCCAGCGTCGGCAAGCACCCGCAAACTTGCCCCCGCCATCGCGGGCGTGTAGAAGAGGCGGGTACCGTCGCACGCCGCCCGCGCCTTGCCGGTCCGGTCTCCGGCCCGATCCGGCCATGCCCTCCGGCGGCGCCTGCCCTGCCCACATCCCCCCCCTTTTCCGGGAGAAGACGCATGCTCCGCACCCTGTTCATTGCCCTGCTGCTGGCGCTGACCCTTGCCGCCACCTCGACGGTTCCCGCGCCCGCGCAGGCAGCCTCCAACGAGGAACTGAAGGCCGCCCTGCGCGACCTGCTGAAGGAAAATCCCGAACTGATCATGCAGGTGCTGCGCGACAACAGCGAAACCGTGCTGGAAATCGCCCAGCAGGGTTCCAACGTGCGCCGCAAGAAGGCGCTCATCGCCCAGTGGCAGGTGGACCAGACCCAGCCCAAGAAGGCCAACCTGGAAGGGCGGCCCATGCGCGGCCCGGCCAACGCGCCGGTGACCATCATTGCCTACTCCGACTTCACCTGTCCCTACTGCCAGCAGGCCGCGGGCACCATGGAACTGCTGCTGGCCAACTACAAGGACAAGGTGCGCTACGTCTTCAAGCACATGCCGCTGGACAGCCACGACAACGCGCGCCTGGCCTCGGAATACCACGTGGCGGCGGGCCTGCAGGACGGCAAGAAGGCCTGGGCGTTCTACGAAACCGTGTTCCGCGACCGCGAAAAGCTGGTGGCCGAGGGCGAGCCCTTCCTCAAGAAGGCCGCCGCCGACGCCGGGCTGGACATGAAGCGCCTGGCCCAGGACATCAAGGGCAAGAAGGTCAAGGATTCCATAGAGGAAGACATGGCCGAGGCCCGCGCGCTGAACGTGCAGGGCACCCCGTACTTCCTGGTCAACGACCTGGTCATTCGCGGCTCCCTGCCGCTGGACCTGTTCTCCGACGCCGTGGACATGGCGCTGGAGGCGGCGGCCAAGACCAAGAAATAGCTGGCCGCACCGCGCACGACGCGACACGGGCCGCTCCGGCATTGCCGGGGCGGCCCGTTTGCATTGGCCCTGCGCGCCCTGCGCCGCGTGACGCGCAGGGCGCGGAAATGGCGCTGCGGAAAAACGAAAGGAAACGGCGGGGCGCGGGCTACTTCCTGCGGCGGCGTTCCAGGGTGATGCCCGCCAGAAACCCGCCGATCATGCCCACGCCGAAGGCGCGGGGAATGCTGTCGCTAAGGCCCAGCAGCGCCGCGAACACGCCGAGGGAACCGCCGATGAGGATGCCGCGAACGATGTAGCTGTCCATGCCTGTCCTTCTGGGGCTGTGGGAATTTGCGGGCTAAAGCTCCGGCAGCGTGCGGACGCCCCGGAATCCCGCGTGATGGTAGTCGCGCGGGGCGAGCGGTGTCAACGTGACCGAGGGACCGAGAGACCGAGGCACGGGGGCACGGAGGGACCGGGGCGCAACGGCGCGACACGGCGAATCCGGCAGGCCGCGGGCAGGGGGAAGCGACGCGCGCGAACATCACCGGGTCGATACCGTCCCCAAAGATACTGGCGGGCTGCTGCCAGCCCGCCATCTTGCCACATGACGGGGTGCCTGCCCTTCCGTGTATCCGGACACCAGCCGTTCCACCCGCCCGGCGGCCCGCCACCGCCAAAAACAGAACCCCGGCCACGGTGGCCGGGGTTCCGCAAGGGGGTCGGATGTCCAAGACTGCAAGGGGGGAACAAGGCTGGGGGTCCAAGGGGGGGCGGCGGGTGGGCTGTCCCGCCGCCCCTGCGGTCACTGCATCAACGAAGGAGGAGTTTGGGCTGGTCGCTGTCTCGTGTGCTTTGGGCACTATGTCTTCGGTCGCCGTGGCGGCCGCTGGTCGCTTCCGGGGGCTCCAAGCCCCCGGCTGGAGATACCGTGCGGACAGGAGGAGGTCGGTCCTGCACAGTGCGGGTGCGTTGCGGCTGTGTGCCGGTGCTCCCGTATCGCTTCGGTCGTCCGGGCCGTCGCCTTGGCCCGGCGGCCGTTGCCGCGAATTCATTGCCCGTGCCCTTCTCCGCGAGGGGGAACCGGAGAGGGGCCAGGAGCGGTGGGGGAACGGGACGCCACACGTCCACCGTATCCGCGAAGGGTCTCGCGGAGTTCCCCTGCCGCCCGGAACGTGCCGGGCCGCACGTGGGGGTTGCCTTCGGGCGCCTCGTCCCTTGCGTGTTCCTGTTCCGTCCCGCGTCTCCACCGTAGTGCCCGGGGAGGGGGGGACCGCCGCGACCGGCGGGTCGCGGCGGTCAGGGGAATCAGGGGAATCAGGCTAGGGCTTGCACTCTGCGAAGGGCAGCGTTGTCATGCGCTGAAGGAGAATTAGCACAGGGCGTGCCAAACGATGAAAACACATATTTTCAGCGTGTTATGATTTTTCGAGAAAATGTGCAGACTTTTGTTGTGCAACGCTATGCACATGTTTTTTGCACAAACGGGCTGCACGTGTGCAAAATGCATACACCCCGCCAGCCTTGCGCATGTGCCCGCGACGGACGTGACCGGCTTGCGCAACCCGCCTGCCCACGGCATCGACACGGGGAGCGTCTCGCTGGAGGCACGGGAGGCCCGCTTGCGCGTTGCACTGCGCACGCCGCCCTCCTTGCGGCACCATGTCCCCTCCCCACGCGAAACGAACGCAGCCGGAAAGGGAGCATGCTCCCTTTCCGGCTATGAAAGTTCCGTGCCCGGCGCACCCGGCGCGCCATTCGGAACGGACTATTCGTCGCAGCGCACCGTGATGCCCGCCGCGCGCAGGGCATCGGCGAACAGGCCGTCGCCCGCCACCAGCGTCCGCGTGAAGGTGCCGTCGTAGATGCGCCCGCACCCGCACGAGGGCGAGCGCGCCTTCAGGATGGCCTCGGTGCAGCCCGCCAACAGGGCTAGGCGCACGCCTTCCTCGGCGCCCCTGACAAAGGCGTCCGTGGCGTCGGACAGGGTTCCGTCGGCCTCGCGGCACAGCACCTTGCCGTCGCGCAGTTCGCACGGCGGTCGCGGCGTGGGCAACCCGCCCAGTTGTTCCGGACAGACCGGCAGGGCCAGCCCTTGCCGCACCAGTTCGATGACCCCCTCGCGGGGGTTGGCCTCTCCGTCGAAGCGGCAGGCCACGCCCGCCAGACAGGCGCTGACCACGTAGATCATGGATGCCTCCGTTTCCGGCGGCCGCGCGGCCCCTCGCGACAGTGCGCGGGGAACACGGACGGGCACGCACGCGGGCAGGGCGGGACAGGGCGCGGGAGCAGGCCCGCGCAGTGCGCACAGGCGCAGCATGCACCCCGCGGCACAGTCCGCCGCATGTCCCGCCGCGCGGCGCATGCCGCCGCCCATGTTCCGACCCGCGGACAGGACGGCGCGCAGCCCCCTGCGGCCCGCGCCGCCACCGTGCGGCGTGCGCGGCATTACACCGGTATATGGCGGCAAGGGTACCCGCATGGCGGCATCTGTCAACCGGGAGAGCAACTGGGCGGTCACCTATGCCCCCCCGGACGCGGCGGCCAGCCCGCCCCTGCCGTTCGAACCGGCCGCACCGGCCCCATCTTCCATCCCGGGGGCGCCCTCTCCGGTGTCGCGCGAGGTCTGGGCGTAGTAGCGTTCCAGCCCGTCCGCGCCCATGAAGCGTTGCA
Above is a window of Nitratidesulfovibrio sp. SRB-5 DNA encoding:
- a CDS encoding PLP-dependent aminotransferase family protein, yielding MPARSFAAPAPGINPAPCMDGDAGSDASAVTGSTPAADAAAFHYHRVERHVTDMIQSGRFRPGDRLPSLRGLSTSMGLSIATVGHAYLELERKGIIEARPRSGYFVRQGMRGLPVPQARPAPPTGPREVNRARLISTVLEAVGNRDLVPFGVLCPDETLLPGRALGRILSEVMRSRAGEAAAYATIPGDLELRRQIAWRHRECGVGAGPDDILITNGAVEALYIALRCLTRPGDIVMIQSPTYYCFLQLIESLGLRAIEVPSTPEAGVDPRDVRHILDRHRVAACAFSPNFNNPDGSLTPDDAKREILDMLAGRGIHLIEDDVSTDLHYGPSRPSTFLQWDVHGLVTLCSSFSKTVAPGFRMGWMVTGRIGERAREIKATTNVCGATLTQFAMAEYLRQGLFERQLRRLRTAFSRQMQAMRMHLADCFPPGTGVTRPEGGGVLWVELPPGTDGVELFFRARQAGISVAPGAVFSTQEKFANYLRLGCNGLWNERMAEGLRTLGRLAGECRTGAGAG
- a CDS encoding AzlC family ABC transporter permease; this encodes MPASRLAAVLSGMRQALPIVLGYVPVAFAFGVLARKTGMPASGAVCMSLMVFAGSAQLISVSLLAGGASPATVVLTTFVVNLRHLLMSAALAPALRRWPRALQALFAFQLTDETFALHVSRLPSTPGDTRPEPPRAETLALNMTAQSAWVMGTIIGVFGSELVADVRPLGLDYALPAMFIALLLPYCRKARRFALAAVLAGGLSVLLALAGAGQWNVIIATVCAATLCTLLPTKADAAQRKGGHNTANAAESDGLNGPNEQNGPDKANGLAGLPDLAEPDGASRAPTL
- a CDS encoding AzlD domain-containing protein: MTTTFFLMLCGMLAVTYIPRAVPLQLLSQRELNPVITRWLSFVPPAVLAALLAPDLIVKQGAVHITADNLYLLAAVPATLVAWRTGSFFGTIAVGMAAVACARWFGMA
- a CDS encoding DsbA family protein, encoding MLRTLFIALLLALTLAATSTVPAPAQAASNEELKAALRDLLKENPELIMQVLRDNSETVLEIAQQGSNVRRKKALIAQWQVDQTQPKKANLEGRPMRGPANAPVTIIAYSDFTCPYCQQAAGTMELLLANYKDKVRYVFKHMPLDSHDNARLASEYHVAAGLQDGKKAWAFYETVFRDREKLVAEGEPFLKKAAADAGLDMKRLAQDIKGKKVKDSIEEDMAEARALNVQGTPYFLVNDLVIRGSLPLDLFSDAVDMALEAAAKTKK
- a CDS encoding DUF523 domain-containing protein; protein product: MIYVVSACLAGVACRFDGEANPREGVIELVRQGLALPVCPEQLGGLPTPRPPCELRDGKVLCREADGTLSDATDAFVRGAEEGVRLALLAGCTEAILKARSPSCGCGRIYDGTFTRTLVAGDGLFADALRAAGITVRCDE